Proteins encoded within one genomic window of Jiangella mangrovi:
- a CDS encoding DUF5302 domain-containing protein — MAAKKSGGNDELKAKMREALERKKSADHDHPHDEASGTGPSHEDAAKTQRMFRRKSG, encoded by the coding sequence ATGGCAGCCAAGAAGTCAGGCGGCAACGACGAGCTCAAGGCCAAGATGCGCGAGGCCCTCGAGCGGAAGAAGTCGGCCGACCACGACCACCCGCACGACGAAGCGTCCGGCACCGGCCCCTCGCACGAGGACGCCGCGAAGACCCAGCGGATGTTCCGGCGCAAGAGCGGCTGA
- a CDS encoding sigma factor-like helix-turn-helix DNA-binding protein — protein sequence MGRSADFDAFYDATSRRVLHQLYALTGDLEQARQCTQEAYARAWRQWPAVSAATSPEAWVRTTAWRLAPGRRIAVKRPAKRPSTRAARTPGGGSADLVAALRKLPERQRYAIVARLIAGAAVADIATETGASVATVENRLAKARATLARILPDDTAVLTGGHRV from the coding sequence ATGGGTCGATCCGCGGATTTCGACGCGTTCTACGACGCGACGAGCCGCCGCGTCCTGCATCAGCTGTACGCGTTGACCGGCGACCTCGAACAGGCCCGGCAGTGCACCCAGGAGGCGTACGCTCGGGCCTGGCGCCAGTGGCCGGCGGTCAGCGCCGCCACCAGCCCGGAGGCCTGGGTCCGCACGACCGCCTGGCGGCTCGCGCCGGGCCGCCGGATCGCCGTCAAACGGCCCGCCAAGCGGCCCTCGACGCGCGCCGCGCGGACGCCCGGCGGCGGCAGCGCCGACCTCGTCGCCGCGCTGCGCAAGCTGCCCGAGCGGCAGCGGTACGCGATCGTCGCCCGGCTGATCGCCGGGGCGGCCGTCGCCGACATCGCGACCGAGACCGGAGCGTCCGTCGCGACCGTCGAGAACCGCCTCGCGAAGGCCCGCGCCACGCTCGCCCGAATTCTTCCCGACGACACCGCCGTTCTCACCGGAGGCCACCGTGTCTGA
- a CDS encoding bifunctional methylenetetrahydrofolate dehydrogenase/methenyltetrahydrofolate cyclohydrolase, translating to MSAKILDGKNTAAIIRSELTARVKALGERGVVPGLGTVLVGDDPGSHAYVAGKHRDCAEVGIESLQIELPATATQAEVEAAVAQLNEDPSCHGFIVQLPLPKGLDEERVLSAIDPAKDADGLHPQNLGKLVLMQPAPLPCTPRGCLELLRRYDVPVDGAELVVVGRGVTAGRPMGLLFSRRSENATVTICHTGTRDLVGTLRRADIVIAAAGVPGLITADMIKPGAAVLDVGITRVVGPDGKGRYTGDVAPEVREVAGHLAPMPGGIGPMTRAMLLANVVEAAESAVLA from the coding sequence GTGAGCGCAAAGATTCTCGACGGCAAGAACACGGCGGCCATCATCCGTTCCGAGCTCACCGCCAGGGTGAAGGCCCTCGGCGAACGGGGTGTGGTCCCGGGCCTCGGCACGGTGCTGGTGGGCGACGACCCCGGCAGTCATGCCTACGTCGCCGGCAAGCACCGCGACTGCGCCGAGGTCGGCATCGAGTCCCTCCAGATCGAGCTGCCCGCCACGGCCACGCAGGCCGAGGTCGAGGCGGCCGTCGCGCAACTCAACGAAGACCCGAGCTGTCACGGCTTCATCGTCCAGCTGCCGCTCCCGAAGGGCCTGGACGAGGAGCGCGTGCTGTCGGCCATCGACCCCGCGAAGGACGCCGACGGCCTGCACCCGCAGAACCTCGGCAAGCTGGTGCTCATGCAGCCGGCGCCGCTGCCCTGCACCCCGCGTGGGTGCCTCGAGCTGCTGCGCCGCTACGACGTCCCCGTCGACGGCGCCGAGCTGGTGGTCGTCGGGCGCGGCGTCACAGCCGGCCGGCCCATGGGGCTGCTGTTCTCGCGGCGTTCCGAGAATGCAACCGTCACCATCTGCCACACCGGCACCCGCGACCTCGTGGGCACGCTGCGGCGGGCCGACATCGTCATCGCCGCGGCCGGGGTGCCGGGGCTCATCACGGCCGACATGATCAAGCCGGGGGCGGCCGTCCTCGACGTCGGCATCACCCGAGTCGTCGGGCCCGACGGCAAGGGCCGCTACACCGGCGACGTCGCGCCCGAGGTGCGCGAGGTCGCGGGCCATCTCGCGCCCATGCCCGGGGGGATCGGGCCCATGACTCGTGCAATGCTGTTGGCCAACGTGGTGGAGGCGGCCGAGTCCGCCGTCCTCGCGTAG
- the purH gene encoding bifunctional phosphoribosylaminoimidazolecarboxamide formyltransferase/IMP cyclohydrolase, whose amino-acid sequence MSEARTPIRRALISVYDKTGLEELARGLHAAGVAIVSTGSTAARIADAGVPVTAVEELTGFPECLDGRVKTLHPNVHAGLLADVRHESHRAQLAELGIEPFQLLVSNLYPFAQTVASGAGPDEVIEQIDIGGPSMVRGAAKNHANVAVVVDPARYGEVLAAVEAGGFTLGERQRFALQAFSHTATYDVHVASWLGSVVAPPADGTVFPSWIGGTWEREAVLRYGENPHQAAALYRTGFGAPGLAGAEQLHGKEMSYNNYVDADAAWRSAHDFTDPAVAVIKHANPCGIAVGTDIADAHRKANATDPVSAFGGVIAANGPITVAAAEQIAEIFTEVVVAPDFEPGALDVLTQKKNVRLLRVAGADLRPVETRAISGGLLMQQVDRVDAEGDDPATWTLAAGTAVDESTLADLVFAWRAVRSVKSNAILLASGGAAVGIGMGQVNRVDSARLAVSRAGERAAGSVAASDAFFPFPDGLQVLTDAGIRAVVQPGGSIRDEDVVHAAREAGVTMYFTGTRHFFH is encoded by the coding sequence GTGAGCGAGGCACGTACGCCGATCCGGCGCGCGCTGATCAGCGTCTACGACAAGACGGGGCTCGAGGAGCTCGCGCGCGGGCTGCACGCGGCCGGTGTCGCCATCGTCTCGACGGGGTCGACGGCGGCCCGCATCGCCGACGCCGGGGTGCCGGTGACCGCGGTCGAGGAGCTGACCGGGTTCCCCGAGTGTCTCGACGGCCGGGTCAAGACGCTGCACCCGAACGTGCACGCGGGCCTGCTGGCCGACGTCCGGCACGAGTCGCACCGGGCGCAGCTGGCCGAGCTCGGCATCGAGCCGTTCCAGCTGCTGGTCAGCAACCTGTACCCGTTCGCTCAGACGGTCGCGTCGGGCGCGGGACCGGACGAGGTCATCGAGCAGATCGACATCGGCGGGCCTTCGATGGTGCGCGGCGCGGCGAAGAACCACGCCAACGTCGCCGTCGTCGTCGACCCCGCCCGCTACGGCGAGGTGCTGGCCGCCGTCGAGGCCGGCGGGTTCACGCTCGGCGAGCGGCAGCGGTTCGCCCTGCAGGCGTTCTCGCACACCGCCACCTACGACGTGCACGTCGCGTCCTGGCTGGGCAGCGTCGTGGCGCCGCCGGCCGACGGCACCGTGTTCCCGTCGTGGATCGGCGGCACGTGGGAGCGCGAGGCGGTGCTGCGCTACGGCGAGAACCCGCACCAGGCCGCGGCGCTGTACCGCACCGGCTTCGGGGCGCCCGGGCTGGCCGGCGCGGAGCAGCTGCACGGCAAGGAGATGTCGTACAACAACTACGTCGACGCCGACGCTGCCTGGCGTTCCGCGCACGACTTCACCGACCCGGCCGTCGCCGTCATCAAGCACGCCAACCCGTGCGGCATTGCCGTCGGCACCGACATCGCCGACGCGCACCGCAAGGCCAACGCGACCGATCCGGTGTCGGCGTTCGGCGGCGTCATCGCGGCGAACGGGCCGATCACCGTGGCGGCCGCGGAGCAGATCGCCGAGATCTTCACCGAGGTCGTCGTCGCGCCGGACTTCGAGCCCGGCGCGCTGGACGTGCTGACGCAGAAGAAGAACGTGCGGCTGCTGCGGGTCGCCGGTGCCGACCTGCGGCCGGTCGAGACGCGCGCGATCTCCGGCGGGCTGCTCATGCAGCAGGTCGACCGGGTCGACGCCGAGGGCGACGACCCGGCGACGTGGACGCTGGCCGCCGGCACCGCCGTCGACGAGTCGACGCTGGCCGACCTGGTGTTCGCGTGGCGGGCGGTGCGGTCGGTGAAGAGCAACGCGATCCTGCTGGCTTCCGGTGGTGCGGCGGTCGGGATCGGCATGGGCCAGGTCAACCGGGTCGACTCCGCCCGGCTGGCGGTGTCGCGGGCGGGCGAGCGGGCGGCCGGCTCGGTGGCCGCGTCCGACGCGTTCTTCCCCTTCCCCGACGGCCTGCAGGTGCTGACCGACGCCGGCATCCGCGCCGTCGTCCAGCCCGGCGGTTCCATCCGCGACGAGGACGTGGTCCACGCCGCCCGCGAGGCCGGCGTGACCATGTACTTCACCGGGACGCGGCACTTCTTCCACTGA
- a CDS encoding SigE family RNA polymerase sigma factor produces the protein MAADTTDFDEFYNATHRRVLHQMYAMTGNLADAQECTQEAYARAWQRWKTVSQANNPEAWIRTVAWRIAASRWRKAKNGVTALVRHGAPDHAPSPDPDHVALVTALKQIPESQRQAIVMHHLAGMSVEDIAHETGSPTGTIKARLSRGRAALAQLLTDPGDTTDSAGIPAGGGAS, from the coding sequence ATGGCCGCCGACACCACCGATTTCGACGAGTTCTACAACGCCACCCACCGCCGGGTGCTGCACCAGATGTACGCCATGACCGGCAACCTCGCCGACGCGCAGGAGTGCACGCAAGAGGCGTACGCCCGCGCCTGGCAGCGCTGGAAGACCGTCAGCCAGGCGAACAACCCGGAGGCCTGGATCCGCACCGTCGCCTGGCGCATCGCGGCGAGCCGCTGGCGCAAGGCGAAGAACGGCGTCACGGCGCTGGTCCGCCACGGCGCGCCGGACCACGCGCCGTCGCCCGACCCCGACCACGTCGCGCTGGTCACCGCGCTCAAGCAGATCCCCGAGAGCCAGCGCCAGGCGATCGTCATGCACCACCTGGCCGGCATGAGCGTCGAGGACATCGCGCACGAGACCGGGTCGCCGACCGGGACCATCAAGGCGCGCCTGTCGCGGGGGCGGGCGGCGCTGGCCCAGCTGCTCACCGACCCCGGCGACACCACCGACTCGGCGGGCATACCGGCGGGAGGTGGAGCGTCGTGA
- a CDS encoding citrate/2-methylcitrate synthase: MAEKSPRGLADVVAASTSISDIDGRAGRLSYRGYDIHDIAGRISFEECVHLLQRGTLPTQAELDGLTAELAEGRQYGSVATTLLPYVVQSGTPMEALRTLVSSLAIDDPDASDASIEADRRKATRLVAQMPVLVATYEGQRSGREVPDADPELGIAGNFLLQITGERPAPRAAEIFDECLVLHADHTMNASTFTARVIAATLSDMHSAITGAMGALRGPLHGGANEAVMKTLTSIEGEADAVDQFVRDELAAGRKLMGFGHRVYKTEDPRATHLRRMSEELAELTGNRRYYEFSRRMEQTVLDEKGLYPNVDFFAASVYHALGIPTDLFTPVFAISRMSGWTAHVIEQHEDNRLIRPDSDYTGPHDQQWVEISQR, from the coding sequence ATGGCCGAGAAGTCTCCGCGCGGCCTCGCCGACGTCGTGGCCGCGTCCACGTCGATCTCCGACATCGACGGGCGAGCGGGTCGGCTCTCCTACCGCGGTTACGACATCCACGACATCGCCGGGCGCATCTCCTTCGAGGAGTGCGTCCATCTGCTCCAGCGGGGCACGCTGCCGACGCAGGCGGAGCTCGACGGCCTGACGGCGGAGCTCGCCGAGGGCCGCCAGTACGGCTCCGTCGCCACCACGCTGCTCCCGTACGTCGTCCAGAGCGGCACCCCCATGGAGGCGCTGCGCACGCTGGTCTCCTCGCTGGCCATCGACGACCCCGACGCCTCCGACGCGTCCATCGAGGCCGACCGCCGCAAGGCCACCCGGCTGGTCGCGCAGATGCCGGTGCTGGTCGCCACCTACGAGGGGCAGCGCTCCGGCCGCGAGGTCCCCGACGCCGACCCCGAGCTGGGCATCGCCGGCAACTTCCTGCTGCAGATCACCGGCGAGCGGCCGGCGCCGCGGGCCGCCGAGATCTTCGACGAGTGCCTGGTGCTGCACGCCGACCACACCATGAACGCCTCGACGTTCACCGCCCGGGTCATCGCCGCCACGCTGTCGGACATGCACTCGGCCATCACCGGCGCCATGGGTGCGCTGCGCGGGCCTCTGCACGGCGGGGCCAACGAGGCGGTCATGAAGACCCTCACCTCCATCGAGGGCGAGGCCGACGCCGTCGACCAGTTCGTCCGCGACGAGCTCGCCGCCGGCCGCAAGCTCATGGGGTTCGGCCACCGGGTCTACAAGACCGAGGACCCGCGCGCCACGCACCTGCGGCGCATGAGCGAGGAGCTGGCCGAGCTCACCGGCAACCGCCGCTACTACGAGTTCTCGCGGCGCATGGAGCAGACGGTGCTCGACGAGAAGGGCCTGTACCCCAACGTCGACTTCTTCGCCGCCAGCGTCTACCACGCGCTGGGCATCCCGACGGACCTGTTCACGCCGGTGTTCGCCATCTCGCGCATGAGCGGCTGGACGGCGCACGTCATCGAGCAGCACGAGGACAACCGCCTCATCCGGCCCGACAGCGACTACACCGGGCCGCACGACCAGCAGTGGGTGGAGATCTCGCAGCGGTGA
- a CDS encoding cell division protein PerM, giving the protein MADLLTRPLLRRDEPAWGSRVPWLAAMVAAAWALLAGFALCVLPGVAVWIAEGAIGPLGDPLRFGSRVWLTAHGSGLDLEAGSLTLAPLGLTLLFVLLLHRSARWAAHSAGVATTRGAAAVVVPAVVTYAVGAGIIAALSATADASSQPLEAVLWAALWSGAAVTTGVAHESGLLAGWWHQVPPLLRAATAGAAAAVAGLVCVGAVLMGVSLVAHAGRTGDLATALDAGLLGSTLLVVGCALIVPNLVIWSAAFALGPGFAVGTATSVAPDGVTLGLVPAVPVLGALPTSVPGNLTWLVVAGPVLAGVLAGLLVHRRLGPVDVADELLDEADEVVPADDTVEEPVPLGTAVVVAGGAGAIAAVAMAVLALLSGGSAGAERLAVLGPVPWEVAAATLGLVGVPAILVVLVLRFRRAPRAEADEEDPADEDSADDDDAPADGAAHAADGGPADRSGGTAEGEPSAVEEEEEEPLTGPPPPPLPGQG; this is encoded by the coding sequence GTGGCCGACCTGCTGACCCGACCGCTGCTCCGGCGCGACGAGCCGGCGTGGGGGTCGCGGGTCCCGTGGCTCGCGGCCATGGTCGCCGCCGCCTGGGCGCTGCTGGCCGGGTTCGCGCTGTGCGTGCTGCCCGGCGTCGCGGTGTGGATCGCCGAGGGTGCCATCGGCCCTCTGGGCGACCCGCTGCGGTTCGGCTCCCGGGTCTGGCTGACGGCGCACGGGTCGGGGCTCGACCTCGAGGCCGGGTCGCTGACGCTCGCCCCACTGGGGCTGACGCTGCTGTTCGTGCTGCTGCTGCACCGCTCCGCGCGGTGGGCGGCGCACTCGGCCGGGGTGGCGACGACGCGCGGCGCGGCCGCCGTCGTCGTGCCCGCGGTCGTGACGTATGCCGTGGGCGCCGGGATCATCGCGGCGCTCTCCGCCACCGCCGACGCCTCGAGCCAGCCGCTCGAGGCGGTGCTCTGGGCGGCACTGTGGTCCGGCGCCGCCGTGACCACCGGGGTGGCGCACGAATCCGGACTGCTGGCCGGCTGGTGGCATCAGGTGCCACCTCTCCTACGCGCGGCGACTGCCGGCGCGGCCGCGGCGGTGGCGGGGCTGGTCTGCGTGGGCGCAGTGCTGATGGGGGTCAGCCTCGTCGCCCACGCCGGCCGGACCGGGGACCTCGCCACCGCCCTGGACGCCGGTCTGCTCGGCTCGACGCTGCTGGTCGTGGGCTGCGCGCTGATCGTGCCGAACCTGGTCATCTGGTCCGCGGCGTTCGCGCTCGGGCCCGGCTTCGCCGTGGGGACGGCGACCTCGGTGGCGCCCGACGGCGTCACGCTCGGCCTGGTGCCGGCGGTCCCCGTGCTGGGCGCCCTGCCGACGAGCGTCCCCGGCAATCTCACCTGGCTGGTCGTCGCCGGGCCGGTGCTGGCCGGCGTGCTGGCGGGGTTGCTGGTGCACCGCCGGCTCGGCCCGGTCGACGTGGCTGACGAGCTGTTGGACGAGGCGGACGAGGTCGTGCCGGCGGACGACACGGTCGAGGAGCCGGTGCCGCTGGGGACGGCGGTCGTGGTGGCGGGTGGGGCGGGGGCGATCGCCGCGGTCGCCATGGCCGTGCTGGCACTGCTGTCCGGCGGGTCGGCGGGGGCCGAGCGGCTGGCCGTCCTCGGCCCGGTGCCGTGGGAGGTCGCCGCCGCGACGCTCGGCCTGGTCGGCGTGCCCGCGATCCTGGTCGTGCTGGTGCTCCGCTTCCGGCGGGCGCCGCGGGCCGAGGCGGACGAGGAGGACCCGGCGGACGAGGATTCGGCGGACGACGACGATGCGCCGGCGGACGGTGCGGCGCATGCGGCGGACGGCGGCCCGGCGGACCGCTCGGGAGGCACGGCGGAAGGTGAGCCGTCCGCCGTCGAGGAAGAGGAAGAGGAACCACTGACCGGCCCACCGCCCCCGCCCCTGCCGGGCCAGGGGTGA
- a CDS encoding malate dehydrogenase, which yields MAQPVNVTVTGAAGQIGYALLFRVASGQLLGADTPVRLKLLEIPQAVKAAEGTAMELDDCAFPLLSGIDIYDDPTQAFDGVNVALLVGARPRSKGMERGDLLEANGGIFKPQGEAINAGAASDVRVLVVGNPANTNALIAQSHAPDVPADRFTAMTRLDHNRALSQLSSKLGVGVADISKLTIWGNHSATQYPDIFHAEVSGKPAAELVEESWLTDDFIPTVAKRGAAIIEARGASSAASAANAAIDHVYDWVNGTPEGDWTSAAIVSDGSYGVPEGIISSFPVVSRGGAWEIVQGLEVSDFSRQRIDASVGELTEERDAVAALGLI from the coding sequence ATGGCCCAGCCCGTCAACGTCACCGTCACCGGCGCGGCCGGTCAGATCGGCTACGCGCTGCTCTTCCGGGTGGCGTCGGGTCAGCTGCTGGGAGCCGACACCCCCGTGCGGCTCAAGCTGCTCGAGATCCCCCAGGCCGTGAAGGCCGCCGAGGGCACCGCGATGGAGCTCGACGACTGCGCGTTCCCGCTGCTCAGTGGCATCGACATCTATGACGACCCGACCCAGGCGTTCGACGGTGTCAACGTCGCCCTGCTCGTGGGGGCGCGTCCGCGGTCCAAGGGCATGGAGCGCGGCGACCTGCTCGAGGCCAACGGCGGCATCTTCAAGCCGCAGGGCGAGGCGATCAACGCCGGCGCGGCGTCCGACGTTCGCGTCCTGGTCGTCGGCAACCCGGCCAACACCAACGCGCTGATCGCGCAGTCGCACGCGCCCGACGTGCCGGCCGACCGGTTCACCGCGATGACCCGCCTCGACCACAACCGCGCGCTGTCGCAGCTGTCGTCGAAGCTGGGCGTCGGCGTCGCCGACATCAGCAAGCTGACCATCTGGGGCAACCACTCCGCCACGCAGTACCCCGACATCTTCCACGCCGAGGTCTCCGGCAAGCCGGCGGCGGAGCTGGTCGAGGAGTCCTGGCTGACCGACGACTTCATCCCGACGGTGGCCAAGCGCGGCGCCGCGATCATCGAGGCGCGGGGCGCGTCGTCGGCGGCGTCGGCGGCCAACGCGGCCATCGACCACGTGTACGACTGGGTCAACGGCACGCCCGAGGGCGACTGGACGTCGGCCGCCATCGTGTCCGACGGCTCGTACGGCGTGCCCGAGGGCATCATCTCGTCGTTCCCGGTCGTCTCGCGCGGCGGCGCCTGGGAGATCGTCCAGGGCCTCGAGGTCAGCGACTTCTCGCGGCAGCGCATCGACGCGTCGGTGGGCGAGCTGACCGAGGAGCGCGACGCGGTGGCCGCGCTCGGGCTCATCTGA
- a CDS encoding DUF3017 domain-containing protein, producing the protein MNTRAGSHRAAASSRWAAAAERRLMPASWLRAVFRQWPLLLVLAVIAVGTVIVADNHFRRGTFIIAGGICLAVVLRAVLPSGIAGLLKVRSRAIDLLTLGFLGAGTLIASLIVPPPS; encoded by the coding sequence GTGAACACACGCGCCGGTTCCCATCGCGCGGCGGCCAGCAGCCGCTGGGCCGCGGCCGCCGAGCGGCGGCTCATGCCCGCGAGCTGGCTGCGCGCGGTGTTCCGGCAGTGGCCGCTGCTGCTGGTGCTCGCCGTCATCGCCGTCGGCACCGTCATCGTCGCCGACAACCACTTCCGCCGGGGCACGTTCATCATCGCCGGCGGCATCTGCCTGGCGGTCGTCCTGCGGGCGGTGCTGCCCAGCGGCATCGCCGGCCTGCTCAAGGTGCGCTCGCGCGCCATCGACCTGTTGACGCTGGGGTTCCTGGGGGCGGGGACCCTGATCGCGTCGCTCATCGTCCCGCCCCCGTCCTGA
- the purN gene encoding phosphoribosylglycinamide formyltransferase: MTCRIVVLVSGTGSNLAALLDACADPSYGATVVAVGADRDGIRALDLAAGAGVPAFVERVKDHPERADWDRALAARTAEHSPDLVVSAGFLKLVGPAFLSRFGDRYLNTHNALLPSFPGIHGPRDALAYGVKVTGATLFFVDEGVDTGPIVAQVAVPVLDDDTEDTLTERIKVAERAQLVDWVGRLAREGWTINERKVTIP; encoded by the coding sequence GTGACCTGCCGGATCGTGGTGCTGGTGTCGGGCACCGGCAGCAACCTCGCCGCCCTGCTCGACGCGTGTGCCGACCCCTCCTACGGTGCGACGGTCGTGGCTGTCGGCGCCGACCGTGACGGGATCCGGGCACTCGACCTCGCCGCCGGCGCCGGGGTGCCGGCCTTCGTCGAGCGGGTCAAGGACCACCCCGAGCGCGCCGACTGGGACCGCGCGCTGGCGGCACGGACCGCCGAGCACTCGCCGGACCTGGTGGTGTCGGCGGGCTTCCTCAAGCTGGTCGGCCCGGCGTTCCTGAGCCGGTTCGGCGACCGCTACCTCAACACCCACAACGCGCTGCTGCCGTCGTTCCCCGGCATCCACGGCCCCCGCGACGCGCTCGCCTACGGCGTCAAGGTCACCGGCGCCACGCTGTTCTTCGTCGACGAGGGCGTCGACACCGGGCCGATCGTCGCCCAGGTGGCCGTCCCCGTCCTCGACGACGACACCGAGGACACGCTGACCGAGCGGATCAAGGTCGCCGAGCGCGCCCAGCTGGTCGACTGGGTCGGCCGGCTGGCCCGCGAGGGCTGGACCATCAACGAGAGAAAGGTCACCATCCCGTGA
- a CDS encoding NADP-dependent isocitrate dehydrogenase: MAKIKVAGPVVELDGDEMTRIIWQFIKDRLIHPYLDIDLRYYDLGIEHRDATDDQVTIDAANAIKEHGVGVKCATITPDEARVEEFGLKKMWISPNGTIRNILGGVVFREPIIISNIPRLVPGWTKPIIIGRHAHGDQYKATNFKVPGAGELTITFTPADGSEPIQHVVANYGADGGVAMGMYNYNKSIEDFARASFSYGLQRGYPVYMSTKNTILKAYDGAFKDIFADVFEREFKADFEKAGLTYEHRLIDDMVAAALKWEGGYVWACKNYDGDVQSDTVAQGFGSLGLMTSVLMTPDGRTVEAEAAHGTVTRHYRQHQAGKPTSTNPIASIYAWTGGLKHRGKLDNTPEVTGFAETLEDVIIKTVESGVMTKDLALLVGPDQEWKTTEDFLGALDENLAKRLV, encoded by the coding sequence ATGGCGAAGATCAAGGTGGCCGGGCCCGTCGTCGAGCTCGACGGCGACGAGATGACGCGGATCATCTGGCAGTTCATCAAGGACCGCCTGATCCACCCGTACCTCGACATCGACCTGCGCTACTACGACCTCGGCATCGAGCACCGCGACGCCACCGACGACCAGGTGACCATCGACGCCGCCAACGCCATCAAGGAGCACGGCGTCGGCGTCAAGTGCGCCACCATCACGCCCGACGAGGCGCGGGTCGAGGAGTTCGGCCTGAAGAAGATGTGGATCTCGCCCAACGGCACGATCCGCAACATCCTCGGCGGCGTGGTCTTCCGCGAGCCGATCATCATCTCGAACATCCCGCGGCTCGTGCCGGGCTGGACCAAGCCGATCATCATCGGCCGTCACGCCCACGGCGACCAGTACAAGGCCACCAACTTCAAGGTGCCCGGCGCCGGCGAGCTCACCATCACCTTCACCCCGGCCGACGGCTCCGAGCCGATCCAGCACGTGGTGGCCAACTACGGCGCCGACGGCGGCGTGGCCATGGGCATGTACAACTACAACAAGTCCATCGAGGACTTCGCCCGCGCCTCGTTCTCGTACGGCCTGCAGCGCGGCTACCCGGTCTACATGTCGACCAAGAACACGATCCTCAAGGCCTACGACGGTGCGTTCAAGGACATCTTCGCCGACGTCTTCGAGCGCGAGTTCAAGGCCGACTTCGAGAAGGCCGGCCTCACCTACGAGCACCGGCTCATCGACGACATGGTCGCGGCCGCGCTGAAGTGGGAGGGCGGCTACGTCTGGGCCTGCAAGAACTACGACGGTGACGTCCAGTCCGACACCGTCGCCCAGGGCTTCGGCTCGCTCGGCCTCATGACGTCGGTGCTCATGACGCCCGACGGCAGGACGGTCGAGGCCGAGGCCGCGCACGGCACGGTCACCCGGCACTACCGGCAGCACCAGGCCGGCAAGCCGACGTCGACCAACCCCATCGCGTCCATCTACGCCTGGACCGGTGGCCTCAAGCACCGCGGCAAGCTCGACAACACCCCCGAGGTCACCGGCTTCGCCGAGACCCTCGAGGACGTCATCATCAAGACCGTCGAGTCCGGTGTCATGACGAAGGACCTCGCGCTGCTGGTCGGGCCGGACCAGGAGTGGAAGACCACCGAGGACTTCCTCGGCGCGCTCGACGAGAACCTCGCCAAGCGCCTCGTCTGA